In Chromatiaceae bacterium, a single genomic region encodes these proteins:
- a CDS encoding DUF1269 domain-containing protein, whose product MHDKAVIGVFDTHVQAERVVKSMEANGFPLRQLSIIGKGYHSEEHPVGFYTTGDRVKTWGGAGLVWGGLWGLLFGSAFFWVPGIGPIAAAGPFIHLLATAAQGAAVVGGISALGAALVSMGLPKKDVVKYESIVKADRFLVIAHGDAQEVARARQLMEQEKASETAVIEA is encoded by the coding sequence GTGCACGACAAGGCCGTAATCGGTGTTTTCGATACGCATGTGCAGGCGGAGCGCGTTGTCAAGTCGATGGAGGCCAACGGCTTTCCGTTGCGCCAGCTATCCATCATCGGCAAGGGCTACCACTCGGAAGAACATCCGGTCGGTTTCTATACCACCGGGGACCGTGTCAAGACCTGGGGCGGTGCGGGCCTGGTCTGGGGCGGTCTGTGGGGCTTGCTGTTTGGCTCGGCCTTCTTTTGGGTTCCGGGCATCGGTCCGATAGCTGCTGCCGGACCATTCATTCATCTGCTCGCGACCGCAGCCCAAGGTGCCGCCGTCGTGGGTGGCATTAGCGCGCTGGGGGCGGCGCTGGTCAGTATGGGACTGCCAAAGAAGGATGTCGTCAAGTACGAAAGCATCGTCAAGGCGGATAGGTTTCTGGTCATCGCTCATGGTGATGCGCAGGAGGTTGCACGAGCCAGGCAGCTGATGGAACAGGAAAAAGCTAGCGAGACGGCAGTCATCGAGGCCTGA
- a CDS encoding PDZ domain-containing protein, with protein sequence MNTKNLVGTVILCLLPFVTPVHAGNEHVVGVASLGVTVSDPTYAERRELDLPNGGAMVREVDSTGRAFDAGMHTGDVIVAFDQVPIDSIQHLSDLVEEVPADKPLPVLLLRGQGRFVAVVLPAKH encoded by the coding sequence ATGAACACAAAGAACCTTGTCGGCACAGTGATTCTTTGCCTGCTTCCGTTTGTAACGCCCGTCCACGCCGGCAATGAGCACGTGGTAGGCGTTGCGTCGCTTGGCGTCACAGTATCCGATCCCACCTACGCCGAGCGCAGGGAGCTCGACCTACCCAACGGCGGCGCTATGGTGCGTGAGGTCGATAGCACGGGGCGCGCATTCGACGCCGGTATGCACACGGGTGACGTGATCGTTGCCTTTGATCAGGTGCCCATCGACAGCATCCAGCATCTTTCCGACCTGGTTGAGGAAGTCCCTGCCGACAAGCCGCTGCCGGTGTTGTTGTTGCGTGGTCAGGGTCGTTTCGTCGCCGTCGTATTGCCGGCGAAACATTGA
- a CDS encoding 4Fe-4S dicluster domain-containing protein produces MSDNDVEAKPGNGLSDRARRRFLSSLLTAGAMVSIPGVLLRAAQTGDSGPPPSADQETFPGERLGDQPVGDSVRWGMLVEADKCTACGACVEACDRLHRLPDTGRPAIDPQWLRIYKLEDPLSKRRINVPVMCQHCASPPCVDVCPTGASFKRADGIVLVDKHLCIGCRYCMMACPYGARSFIAYDTVDHTPYNPSGKGTVESCTLCVVRMDQEHIDGVNGTTACAAACEREGHRALTYGDLKDPDSAISRRMAELGAIRQLRADLTLDTGVRYHGI; encoded by the coding sequence ATGAGCGACAACGATGTAGAAGCGAAACCGGGAAACGGATTGTCGGACCGCGCACGTCGCCGTTTTCTCAGCAGCCTGCTCACGGCTGGTGCGATGGTGTCGATACCGGGCGTACTGCTTCGTGCCGCGCAGACGGGGGATTCCGGGCCTCCACCTTCAGCGGATCAGGAGACTTTTCCTGGGGAGCGGCTCGGCGATCAGCCAGTCGGCGACAGTGTGCGCTGGGGCATGCTGGTTGAAGCGGACAAGTGCACGGCATGCGGAGCGTGTGTGGAGGCGTGTGATCGACTGCATCGTCTCCCCGATACGGGGCGTCCGGCGATTGATCCGCAATGGTTGCGCATCTACAAGCTGGAAGACCCTTTGAGTAAGCGCCGCATCAACGTCCCTGTCATGTGCCAGCATTGCGCATCACCACCGTGCGTGGACGTCTGCCCCACGGGTGCGTCATTCAAGCGGGCGGATGGCATCGTTTTGGTGGACAAACACCTCTGTATCGGCTGTCGCTACTGCATGATGGCCTGCCCGTACGGTGCCCGTTCCTTCATTGCCTACGACACGGTCGATCACACGCCGTACAACCCCAGCGGCAAGGGCACGGTGGAGAGCTGCACGCTGTGCGTTGTGCGCATGGACCAGGAGCACATCGACGGCGTCAATGGGACGACCGCTTGTGCAGCGGCCTGTGAACGCGAAGGGCATCGAGCGCTGACCTACGGTGACCTCAAGGACCCGGACAGTGCGATCTCGCGACGCATGGCGGAACTGGGCGCCATCCGTCAACTGCGCGCGGACCTGACCCTCGATACCGGGGTGCGCTATCACGGCATCTGA
- the gnd gene encoding decarboxylating 6-phosphogluconate dehydrogenase — MQIGMIGLGRMGANMTRRLLADGHQCVVYDQSDEAIEALSSVGADGVRSIDEFIARLAPPRVVWLMVPAAMVDQLVDELAAKLQVGDVLIDGGNSHFKADIERAQRLSLHGILYLDVGTSGGVWGRERGYCLMIGGDSAAVDHATPIFQTLAPGFSEPRTPGNEGEPSPAEQGWLHCGPAGAGHFVKMVHNGIEYGLMAAYAEGFNILRHAGVGRDKAYADAETAPLGDPKAYCFDLDLAQVSEVWRRGSVIASWLLDLTAQALHGDPSLDGFAGRVSDSGEGRWTAFAAIETGAPAPVLTTALFERFASRGEADLADRLLSAMRLGFGGHLEKTT, encoded by the coding sequence GTGCAGATAGGAATGATTGGATTGGGGCGCATGGGCGCCAACATGACGCGGCGTTTGCTCGCCGATGGCCATCAATGCGTCGTATACGACCAGTCCGATGAGGCGATTGAAGCACTGTCGTCGGTGGGTGCGGACGGCGTCCGCAGCATCGATGAGTTCATTGCACGACTGGCACCGCCGCGAGTCGTATGGTTGATGGTCCCAGCTGCAATGGTTGATCAGCTTGTCGATGAGCTGGCGGCGAAGTTGCAGGTGGGTGACGTGCTGATAGATGGCGGCAACAGCCACTTCAAAGCCGACATCGAGCGCGCGCAAAGGCTGTCACTGCACGGCATCCTCTATCTCGATGTCGGTACCAGTGGCGGGGTATGGGGCCGAGAGCGCGGTTACTGCCTGATGATCGGTGGCGACAGCGCGGCAGTCGATCATGCGACACCGATTTTCCAGACGCTCGCACCCGGTTTCAGCGAGCCACGTACACCGGGCAACGAAGGGGAACCGTCGCCGGCGGAACAGGGCTGGTTGCATTGCGGACCGGCCGGGGCGGGGCATTTCGTCAAGATGGTTCATAACGGTATCGAATACGGATTGATGGCGGCATACGCCGAGGGATTCAATATTCTGCGGCATGCCGGAGTCGGTCGCGACAAAGCATATGCCGACGCCGAGACGGCCCCATTGGGGGATCCTAAGGCGTACTGCTTCGACTTGGACCTCGCCCAGGTGAGCGAGGTCTGGCGGCGCGGCAGTGTCATCGCTTCCTGGTTGCTGGATCTGACGGCACAGGCACTACATGGCGATCCATCACTGGACGGGTTTGCGGGGCGGGTGTCCGATTCTGGTGAGGGGCGGTGGACTGCGTTTGCAGCGATCGAAACGGGTGCGCCTGCGCCTGTACTGACGACTGCGCTATTCGAGCGGTTTGCTTCGCGTGGCGAGGCGGACCTCGCCGATCGACTGCTGTCGGCCATGCGCCTCGGTTTTGGTGGGCACCTGGAGAAGACGACGTGA
- a CDS encoding rhomboid family intramembrane serine protease: protein MRELPVTNAVLAVCGLVFLAELAGGNHLIDWLALWPLGLTTTVTLGTSEFHPWQVVTYAFLHGGVLHLALNTYALWLFGAPLERRWGSIRFAVFYFTCIIGAALMHLIVADFLLTRGVEAYPIVGASGGVFGLLLAFGYLYPDRQLLLLFPPIPVKARWFVIGYGIVELVAGVTGTANGMAHFAHLGGMLTGYLLLRNAGWLF from the coding sequence ATGAGAGAGCTTCCTGTCACCAACGCGGTGCTGGCGGTGTGCGGCTTGGTCTTCCTCGCGGAACTTGCTGGCGGCAATCACTTGATCGACTGGTTGGCGCTTTGGCCTTTGGGGCTGACCACGACGGTGACGCTGGGCACATCGGAGTTTCACCCCTGGCAGGTCGTTACGTACGCGTTTCTCCACGGTGGTGTCCTGCACCTGGCGCTGAATACGTATGCTTTGTGGTTATTCGGTGCCCCATTGGAGCGGCGCTGGGGTTCAATACGTTTCGCCGTCTTCTACTTCACGTGCATTATCGGTGCGGCTCTGATGCATCTGATCGTTGCGGATTTTCTGCTGACCCGCGGCGTCGAAGCTTACCCAATCGTGGGTGCTTCCGGAGGCGTTTTCGGCTTACTGTTGGCGTTCGGTTACCTCTATCCCGATCGGCAGTTGCTGTTGTTGTTCCCTCCCATACCGGTCAAGGCGCGCTGGTTCGTTATCGGTTACGGCATCGTCGAGTTGGTAGCCGGTGTGACCGGAACAGCCAATGGTATGGCGCACTTCGCGCACCTCGGTGGCATGTTGACCGGATATCTGCTGCTGCGCAATGCGGGATGGCTGTTTTAG
- a CDS encoding PLDc N-terminal domain-containing protein: MSLLALHLATLLGGALAILLSVDILRTRRPPAATLGWLVFMLALPWLAVPLYLTLGTRKLRAYAGEKTLIFPVNDGLAEPSDDLGKVLASAGIPPALPGNRVSFHPDGLGALEALLALIHDSRTSLDVCMFLFADDKAGRRIMNELEKAAARGVSVRILIDGVGSFLLSKQRQRELTDAGIAVARFIPVLHRPFRGRTNLRNHRKFAIADGSRVWLGGRNLADEYFAQDDDWIDLSFDIEGPVVERTSQVFAADWRFATGAATAIPAAVPAMGSSSIQVIPSGPDMPGEPLHDVLLTALYGAKTRILAVTPYFVPDESLQRALCLAALRGVRVQLILPRQSNHRLADFTRSRYLRELSHAGAQITLVPGSMVHAKALVIDERLAFAGSANLDLRSLFLNFELVCLFSSLGDIRTIAAWWEQLNQQAATYEPQPVGTLRQVFEGLALLMAFQL; the protein is encoded by the coding sequence ATGAGTCTGCTCGCTCTGCATCTCGCGACCTTGCTGGGTGGCGCCTTGGCCATCTTGCTCAGTGTGGACATCTTGCGCACACGACGCCCCCCGGCTGCCACCCTGGGATGGCTGGTGTTCATGCTCGCCCTACCCTGGCTTGCAGTACCGCTCTATCTGACCTTGGGCACGCGCAAACTGCGCGCCTATGCTGGCGAGAAGACACTCATCTTCCCGGTAAACGACGGCTTGGCTGAGCCATCGGATGACCTAGGCAAGGTACTGGCCAGTGCCGGCATCCCTCCGGCGCTGCCAGGGAACCGTGTGAGCTTTCACCCCGACGGTTTAGGTGCGTTGGAGGCGTTATTGGCACTGATCCACGACTCACGAACAAGTCTTGACGTGTGTATGTTCCTGTTCGCCGATGACAAAGCGGGTCGACGGATCATGAACGAGCTGGAAAAAGCTGCGGCGCGCGGCGTCAGCGTACGTATCCTGATCGACGGCGTGGGCTCGTTTCTGTTATCCAAGCAGCGACAACGCGAGCTGACCGATGCCGGCATCGCGGTAGCCCGATTCATCCCTGTATTGCATCGCCCTTTCCGCGGCCGCACCAACCTACGCAACCATCGTAAGTTTGCCATCGCCGATGGATCCCGCGTCTGGCTCGGCGGGCGAAATCTCGCCGATGAATATTTTGCGCAGGACGACGACTGGATTGATCTCAGTTTCGATATCGAGGGCCCGGTTGTGGAGCGCACGTCTCAGGTCTTTGCCGCTGACTGGCGGTTCGCAACAGGCGCCGCGACCGCTATACCAGCCGCGGTCCCGGCCATGGGTTCGAGCTCTATCCAGGTCATACCGTCTGGCCCCGACATGCCGGGAGAGCCGCTGCACGATGTACTGCTGACAGCCTTGTATGGGGCGAAGACAAGAATCCTGGCCGTGACACCTTACTTCGTGCCGGATGAAAGTCTGCAGCGCGCACTGTGTCTGGCCGCATTGCGCGGCGTGCGGGTACAACTGATCCTGCCGAGACAATCGAATCACCGCCTGGCCGACTTTACACGTAGCCGCTATCTGCGTGAGCTTTCGCACGCCGGCGCCCAGATCACTCTAGTGCCTGGCTCGATGGTCCACGCCAAAGCCCTCGTGATCGACGAAAGGCTGGCCTTTGCTGGGTCCGCCAACCTCGATCTGCGCAGTCTGTTCCTCAACTTCGAATTGGTTTGTCTGTTCAGCAGCCTCGGCGATATCCGCACGATTGCCGCTTGGTGGGAGCAGTTGAACCAGCAGGCCGCAACCTACGAACCGCAACCCGTCGGCACCCTGCGACAGGTTTTCGAGGGCTTGGCCCTCCTTATGGCCTTCCAACTGTGA
- a CDS encoding MoxR family ATPase: MSMSTSSVQSSAAPGERTHENTVRTQFDALREHVEQQILGQAELVERLLIALLADGHLLVEGAPGLAKTKAVKALASGLEGDFHRIQFTPDLLPADLTGTEIYRPQDGSFRFDKGPIFHNLLLADEVNRAPAKVQSALLEAMGERQVTVGRETYPLPALFLVMATQNPIEQEGTYPLPEAQLDRFLMHVRVGYPNADVEKAILKLNRREAMTFDDSASVETLSQDSVFAARGEILELFMSPDVEDYLVQLVMTSRNPSAYGGALSDWLRFGASPRATLALDRCARARAWLKGHDYVSPEDIQAVAPDVLRHRVLLSYQAEAEGRSAQGFVEELLALVAVP; encoded by the coding sequence ATGAGCATGTCGACCAGTAGCGTGCAGTCTTCCGCAGCACCGGGTGAACGCACGCACGAAAATACGGTGCGCACTCAGTTCGATGCGCTACGGGAGCATGTCGAGCAACAGATTCTCGGTCAGGCCGAGTTGGTTGAGCGACTGTTGATCGCACTACTGGCGGATGGCCACTTGTTGGTTGAAGGCGCACCCGGGTTGGCAAAGACGAAAGCGGTGAAGGCACTCGCGTCCGGCTTGGAAGGCGACTTTCACCGCATCCAGTTTACCCCAGACTTGCTCCCGGCAGACCTGACGGGTACCGAGATCTATCGTCCCCAGGACGGCAGCTTTCGGTTCGACAAAGGCCCCATCTTTCACAATCTGCTACTGGCGGACGAGGTCAACCGTGCCCCGGCCAAGGTTCAGTCGGCATTGCTCGAGGCGATGGGCGAACGCCAGGTCACGGTAGGCCGCGAGACCTACCCGTTGCCGGCGCTTTTCCTGGTCATGGCAACACAGAACCCGATCGAGCAGGAGGGGACCTATCCGTTGCCCGAGGCGCAGCTCGACCGATTCCTGATGCATGTCCGGGTGGGCTACCCGAATGCCGACGTCGAAAAAGCCATTCTGAAGTTGAACCGTCGCGAAGCGATGACATTCGACGACAGCGCAAGCGTGGAAACCCTGTCACAAGACAGTGTGTTCGCCGCACGCGGGGAGATTCTCGAGCTGTTCATGTCGCCAGACGTCGAGGACTACCTCGTGCAGCTCGTGATGACCAGTCGCAACCCGTCAGCTTATGGCGGCGCGTTGAGTGACTGGCTGCGCTTTGGTGCCAGCCCCCGAGCGACGCTTGCGCTGGATCGCTGTGCCCGCGCCCGGGCCTGGCTGAAAGGTCACGACTATGTGTCACCGGAAGATATTCAGGCCGTAGCGCCGGATGTGCTGCGTCACAGGGTGCTGCTGTCATACCAAGCCGAAGCCGAGGGGCGCAGCGCGCAAGGATTCGTCGAGGAGTTGCTGGCGTTGGTAGCGGTCCCTTGA
- a CDS encoding DUF58 domain-containing protein encodes MMPDSQPQASATDGTRIELQALIALREEARQLDIAPRGQVLATRNGGHLSRFRGRGVEFDESRVYQPGDDPRNMDWRVTARSGQPHVKQFREERERPVWLLVDIGASMRFGTRVAFKSVIAAQAAALLAWAAADKGDRVGGLVFDETRHFERRPMARTVGLLPLLKVLSEDPIQGDEGGYGSIGAAGQHLAHMVRPGSLVFLLSDFAGLQLDDGAWLARLSCGNEVVLVHVFDPLEAEAPPAGLYPVIDGARRGVLNTADGALQTRWHRRFADRATLLENLSLRHQSHLIDLRTDWPVGESLRRGLQPRRKLRGGVR; translated from the coding sequence ATGATGCCGGATTCTCAGCCGCAAGCCTCCGCCACCGATGGCACCCGCATTGAACTGCAGGCCTTGATCGCCTTACGCGAAGAGGCGCGACAACTGGACATCGCGCCGCGCGGTCAAGTCCTGGCCACTCGTAATGGTGGCCACCTCTCACGCTTTCGCGGGCGCGGCGTCGAGTTCGACGAATCCCGCGTCTATCAACCGGGTGACGACCCACGCAACATGGACTGGCGGGTCACTGCGCGATCCGGTCAACCGCATGTCAAGCAATTCCGCGAGGAGCGGGAGCGGCCGGTATGGCTGTTGGTCGACATTGGCGCCAGTATGCGCTTTGGTACGCGCGTCGCGTTCAAATCGGTGATCGCCGCGCAGGCCGCGGCATTGCTGGCTTGGGCGGCGGCCGACAAAGGCGATCGGGTCGGCGGCCTGGTGTTTGACGAGACCCGTCATTTCGAGCGCCGCCCAATGGCGCGCACGGTTGGCTTGCTACCGCTGCTCAAGGTGCTTTCCGAAGACCCAATTCAGGGAGATGAGGGGGGTTATGGATCCATCGGCGCTGCTGGGCAGCACTTGGCGCACATGGTGCGCCCCGGCAGCCTGGTCTTCTTACTCAGCGACTTTGCGGGACTGCAGCTCGATGACGGCGCGTGGCTGGCCCGGCTGAGCTGTGGCAATGAGGTCGTGCTGGTGCACGTATTCGATCCATTGGAGGCGGAGGCGCCACCGGCCGGTCTCTATCCCGTGATCGACGGTGCCCGGCGCGGTGTGTTGAACACCGCGGACGGTGCGCTGCAGACGCGTTGGCATCGGCGCTTTGCTGACCGCGCCACCTTGCTTGAGAACCTGAGCCTTCGCCATCAGTCACATCTGATCGACCTACGCACCGACTGGCCGGTAGGTGAGTCGTTGCGCCGGGGACTGCAACCGCGTCGAAAACTCCGGGGAGGTGTGCGGTGA
- a CDS encoding DUF4381 domain-containing protein — translation MTGADPLAGLRAYHLPDAPSWWPPAPGWWVLALLLLVAAVSSAWWIARRRRCHAAARQAERELGQLHANLKEHGDARAFVRGLSKLLRRFALVAFARREVASLTGDDWLKFLDRHGGGGRFLAGPGRQLLEAPYRPSVDVSTEDLLVLVQEWIRHNQEVCR, via the coding sequence ATGACCGGCGCGGATCCGCTGGCCGGATTGCGTGCTTACCACCTGCCTGATGCCCCGTCCTGGTGGCCGCCGGCTCCTGGTTGGTGGGTATTGGCTTTGTTGCTGCTGGTGGCGGCGGTCTCGTCGGCCTGGTGGATCGCACGCCGGCGCCGCTGCCATGCCGCAGCGCGCCAGGCCGAACGTGAACTGGGCCAACTGCACGCGAACCTCAAAGAGCACGGTGATGCACGGGCCTTCGTTCGTGGACTCTCCAAGCTGCTGCGGCGTTTCGCGCTGGTGGCCTTCGCGCGCCGCGAGGTCGCGTCGCTGACCGGCGACGATTGGCTGAAGTTCCTCGATCGTCACGGTGGCGGTGGGCGATTCCTGGCGGGTCCCGGGCGACAATTGCTCGAGGCCCCGTATCGGCCTTCAGTCGATGTCTCCACCGAAGATTTGCTGGTGCTGGTCCAGGAGTGGATTCGCCACAACCAGGAGGTCTGCAGATGA
- a CDS encoding VWA domain-containing protein gives MMTLAWPWLLLVLPLPLLVRRWLPPAQSQHDRALRLPFYGDVAGTGSGKTSRIARWQRVLAWLAWVLLVLAAARPQWLGEPVQLPVAGRDLVLAVDVSGSMAQQDYRLNGRKADRLDVVKAVAGRFIERRAGDRLGLILFGSRAYLQTPLTYDRDTVRNMLQEAVIGLAGRETAIGDAIALAVKRLRQQPEDNRVLILLTDGANTAGSVAPLDAARLAAQASVRIYTIGIGGGPVGVRSPFGMLLQQGSDLDPATLQAIAKTTGGRYFQATDAAQLERVYAELDRLEPSVRDSRSFRPMRALFMWPAGVALLLSIVLAVGALPRDVRSYRSVGVIRDGSR, from the coding sequence ATGATGACGCTGGCCTGGCCCTGGCTCCTGTTGGTTCTGCCACTTCCCCTGCTGGTACGCCGCTGGTTGCCACCAGCGCAGTCTCAGCACGACCGCGCCCTGCGATTGCCCTTCTATGGTGATGTCGCCGGTACCGGTTCAGGAAAGACGAGCCGCATCGCGCGTTGGCAGCGGGTCCTTGCCTGGTTGGCTTGGGTTCTTTTGGTACTGGCGGCGGCGCGACCACAGTGGTTGGGTGAGCCGGTGCAACTGCCGGTGGCGGGCCGTGACCTGGTGCTGGCGGTGGACGTGTCCGGCTCAATGGCGCAGCAGGACTACCGTCTCAATGGCCGCAAGGCCGACCGGCTCGATGTGGTCAAGGCTGTTGCGGGGCGCTTTATCGAACGGCGCGCCGGCGACCGACTCGGTTTGATACTGTTCGGCAGCCGCGCCTATCTACAGACCCCGCTGACATATGATCGCGACACCGTGCGCAACATGTTGCAGGAGGCGGTGATCGGCCTTGCGGGTCGCGAGACCGCCATTGGCGATGCGATCGCACTTGCGGTCAAGCGACTCCGACAGCAGCCGGAGGATAATCGCGTCCTCATCCTGCTCACCGACGGTGCGAACACCGCCGGCAGTGTCGCCCCGCTGGATGCCGCCCGACTCGCCGCCCAGGCAAGCGTGCGGATCTACACGATTGGTATCGGCGGTGGTCCGGTCGGCGTGCGCTCACCGTTCGGTATGCTGTTGCAACAAGGATCGGATCTCGACCCGGCAACGCTGCAGGCGATCGCGAAAACCACTGGCGGTCGCTATTTCCAGGCCACCGATGCAGCACAACTTGAGCGGGTCTACGCAGAACTCGATCGACTGGAACCCAGCGTTCGGGACAGTCGCAGCTTCCGCCCAATGCGTGCCTTGTTCATGTGGCCGGCAGGTGTGGCTCTGTTGCTCAGTATCGTATTGGCGGTGGGTGCACTGCCACGCGACGTACGGTCCTATCGGTCGGTTGGAGTGATTCGTGATGGCTCCCGTTGA
- a CDS encoding VWA domain-containing protein produces MAPVEFHFLRPLWLWLLIPLAMLAWRLLRTCGDAQAWSKLVDPHLLPRLLVDGSGEVRRLPVALLSIAWLLLVLALAGPTMERLPQPVYQAQQFRVVALDLSPSMNATDLSPSRLVHARFEVLDLLRKTKDGQTALIAYGAEPYVVSPLTADTDTIAAQVPSLETSLLPVQGSRRTDLALDEAGDLLSQADAPDGEVILVTDGLDHPAAANEAARRLAAGGYRVSVLGVGTAKGAPVALADGGFAKDVEGAIRLPKLDRDALQSLATAGGGRYVTAGAGDRDIEALLPNPRTSASTGAKQAGIEADQWREEGPWLLLALLPLAALAFRRGWISPLLLLIVLLPPPDAYALSWGDLWSRADQQALQKLEAGEAAEAAALFEQPEWRAAAQYEAGNYDQALQSLESGSGADAGYNRGNTLARLGRLEDAISAYDQALQRDPEDADARHNRELVQALLDQRQSQQQDGQGEQGQQGEQGQQGEQGQQGEQGQQGQQGQQGQQGQQGQQGQQGQQGQQGQQGQQGQQGQQGQQGQQGQQGQQGQQGQQGERDQQDQQGQKDQQDAHSQQASSDQKSQQNASAASQPLDSADSDDQQHGAAQVRQGSPTPDESAQSTARQAEQPGEGDSEQHQAAATTRGDESTNVPPPASPGDAFANTSESNSSSSMPRSGSAHAQPADEPGLADLVGGESAIPGATATAKVAGQDLEDQQAMEQLLRRVEDDPAGLLRQRFLLQHLRRNGQLPEGG; encoded by the coding sequence ATGGCTCCCGTTGAATTTCATTTTCTGCGTCCACTGTGGCTGTGGTTGTTGATTCCGCTTGCCATGCTGGCTTGGCGTCTGCTGCGGACATGTGGCGATGCACAAGCCTGGAGCAAGCTGGTCGATCCACACTTGTTGCCGCGGTTGTTGGTCGACGGCAGTGGTGAGGTGCGACGTCTGCCCGTCGCTTTGCTAAGTATCGCTTGGCTCTTGCTGGTCCTGGCGCTGGCCGGTCCGACGATGGAACGCCTCCCGCAGCCCGTCTATCAGGCGCAACAGTTTCGGGTCGTGGCACTCGACTTGTCACCTTCAATGAACGCAACCGACCTGTCGCCTTCGCGTCTCGTCCACGCCCGCTTCGAGGTACTGGATCTCCTGCGAAAGACGAAGGACGGGCAAACCGCGTTGATTGCCTACGGTGCGGAACCGTACGTGGTGTCGCCGTTGACCGCTGACACCGACACGATCGCCGCCCAGGTGCCGAGCCTCGAGACCAGTCTTCTGCCGGTACAGGGCTCCCGTCGTACAGATCTCGCATTGGATGAGGCGGGGGATCTTTTGTCGCAAGCCGATGCCCCCGACGGCGAGGTGATCCTGGTCACTGACGGACTGGATCACCCGGCCGCAGCCAACGAGGCCGCGCGCCGATTGGCCGCGGGCGGATACCGAGTGTCGGTACTTGGCGTAGGAACCGCCAAAGGTGCGCCGGTCGCATTGGCGGATGGCGGATTCGCAAAGGATGTCGAAGGAGCCATCCGGCTGCCCAAGCTCGACCGCGATGCCTTGCAATCCCTTGCCACAGCCGGCGGTGGTCGATACGTGACCGCCGGGGCAGGCGACAGGGATATTGAGGCGCTGTTACCGAACCCGCGGACGTCGGCGTCGACGGGCGCGAAACAGGCTGGCATCGAAGCCGACCAATGGCGTGAGGAGGGGCCATGGCTGTTACTCGCACTGCTGCCGCTTGCCGCGCTCGCTTTTCGCCGTGGTTGGATCAGCCCTTTGCTTCTCCTTATCGTCCTGCTGCCGCCGCCAGACGCCTATGCGCTGAGCTGGGGTGATCTCTGGTCACGAGCTGATCAACAAGCCCTGCAGAAGCTTGAGGCCGGGGAGGCGGCAGAAGCTGCGGCACTGTTCGAACAGCCCGAGTGGCGCGCCGCCGCGCAGTACGAGGCCGGGAACTACGACCAGGCCCTGCAGTCGCTCGAATCCGGCAGTGGTGCCGACGCCGGGTACAACCGGGGCAATACACTGGCACGCCTGGGTCGACTCGAGGACGCCATAAGCGCTTATGACCAAGCGCTGCAACGTGATCCTGAAGACGCCGATGCTCGTCACAATCGTGAGCTTGTGCAGGCCTTGTTGGACCAGCGCCAGTCTCAGCAGCAGGACGGACAAGGCGAACAAGGACAACAAGGCGAACAAGGACAACAAGGCGAACAAGGACAACAAGGCGAACAAGGACAACAAGGACAACAAGGACAACAAGGACAACAAGGACAACAAGGACAACAAGGACAACAAGGACAACAAGGACAACAAGGACAACAAGGACAACAAGGACAACAAGGACAACAAGGACAACAAGGACAACAAGGACAACAAGGACAACAAGGACAACAAGGACAGCAAGGTGAGCGGGATCAACAAGACCAGCAGGGCCAGAAGGACCAGCAGGACGCACACAGTCAGCAAGCGTCGTCGGATCAAAAGTCACAGCAGAATGCGTCGGCGGCATCGCAACCGCTGGACTCCGCTGACAGTGATGATCAGCAGCATGGTGCGGCGCAGGTCCGGCAAGGCTCTCCTACACCGGATGAATCCGCGCAGTCCACTGCCCGGCAGGCTGAACAACCAGGCGAAGGTGATTCTGAGCAGCACCAGGCCGCGGCTACAACCCGTGGCGATGAGTCGACGAATGTCCCGCCGCCCGCCTCGCCGGGCGATGCATTCGCCAATACATCGGAATCGAATTCAAGCTCATCCATGCCGCGGAGCGGGAGTGCGCATGCACAACCTGCGGACGAACCCGGGCTCGCCGACCTTGTCGGTGGAGAATCGGCCATACCCGGCGCTACCGCCACGGCGAAAGTGGCCGGGCAGGACCTTGAGGATCAGCAGGCCATGGAGCAGCTGTTGCGTCGAGTAGAAGACGACCCGGCCGGTCTGTTGCGGCAACGTTTTCTGCTTCAACACCTTCGCCGCAATGGGCAGTTACCAGAAGGAGGTTAG